In the Campylobacter suis genome, ACAGCCTAAAAGGCGAAAATTTATTCAAACCAAGCGGACTTAGCATGTTTTCATGGCTTTTTAACGATAACCAAAATGACAAGCCAAATACCGTTGAGTACAAATTTAGCGTCGTAAAAAACCTTCCTGCTAAAAAAAGCATGCCATTTACTGTGAGCATGCCGTTTCCGCCATATTTTAGCAAAACTATGCATATAACTAAAATAAGTTGCTACTAAGATGGATATCAAAAATTTTTCTCTTACAGACATCGTAGTCATAGGTGTTTTTGCAGCCATAATATCATCTTTATCTATCCCTCTTTTTATAAAAGAGCCTCAAAATATGGATGTCAAATACGCAGCCATAAAAATAAACACTATCCTAGATGAGATAGATGTTTATCACTCTGCTCGGGCAAGATTAAGCACTATTAGTGATTTAAACCTAACCATAGCTCCAGTCATACTTGATAAGCAAGTTTGCTTAAGAGTAGAATACATAGACCTAACAAAGATAAAATTTGATATAAACGACACCCATCAGCTATGTGCTATGGCTTGGAAAGCCAGCAAACACGAACGCACAAAAGATAGGATAATATCTAAAAATTTGATATATTTTTTCTAAAATCAATACCAATATCAAAATAGAACTTAAATTACAAAAAGTAATATTTTTTCTTAATAATATAAGCAGTCCTTAACAAATTTTGCGTTACACTACTCCTAATCTTTCTAACCAAAGGAGAAAAAATGCAAAGACGAAATTTTTTAAAAGGTGCCGCTGCAGTGGCGGCTGGTGCTAGTAGCGTAAATGCTTCAAGCTTCATTAGTGATAACCTAATGAACGAGACATGCCAGCAAAGATGAGTGCGAGCCATTTTGGCGCGATAAAGGGCTTAAGCAAGAACGGCAAATTTGAAGGCATGATGGACGCGACAGAGATAGACTTCTTCCCTGTTACGCTAACAGAGGGCGTTTTAGCTAGGACATACGATCAAACTCGTATCGCAAAGCCAAGCGTTAGAAAAGGCTACCTTGAAAAGGGCTATAAAAGCGACAAGAGCAAGCGCGGTAAAGATGAGTGGGTCGAGATAAGCTGGGATGAGGCGTATAAGCTAGTGGCTGATGAGCTAAAGCGTGTTTATAAAGAGCACGGCGCTAGCGCGATATACGGCGGAAGCTACGGCTGGTATAGCGTCGGAAGTGTAAATAACCCACAAGCCCTTCTTGGCAGGATGCTAAATATCCTTGGAGGCTACACAACAAGGACGCTTACATACTCAACGCACGCTATCCGCGCCATCATGCCTTACATCACAGGCACCGATGAGAGCAACGCCCTTCAAACAGCGTGGCCTATGATACTAAAACACACCGAAGTCGTAGTCATCTGGGGAGCAGATCCTATAAATACAAACCAAATCGCATGGGGCGTGCCAGATCACGAGAGCTACATCTACTTTAGAAAGCTAAAAGAGCAGATGAAAAAGCGCGGGGTCAAAGTCATCACGATAGATCCAGTCTATAACAACACTTCAAAGTATTTAAACGCAGAGCATGTGTTTGTAAATCCTACGACAGACATTCCGCTCATGATGGCGATATGCTATGAGATGATGGCAGCTGGCGTAGCAAATGAAAATTTCTTGAAAAAATATACAAGCGGTGCAGAGCAGTTTAAAGCCTATCTAAAAGGCGAAGGCGAAGATAAGGTCGTAAAAGACGCAGCTTGGGCGGCTAAAATTTGCGGTGTAAATGAGCAAGACATAAAAACTTTGGCTAAAATTTTTGGTAGTAAAACGACTATGCTAATGGGCGGCTGGGGTCCGCAAAGAGCGCACCATGGTGAGCAGTTTCACTGGATGCTAGCAACACTTGCGGCATTTATCGGACAGATCGGTACTGAGGGTGGTGGATACGGCTTTGGCTATCACTACTCAGATGGCGGTTGCCCAAGTCCAGCAGCACCTACTGGTAACGCACTAAGTGCAAATTTAAACGGCTCACAAGGCGCTACGACATCGACATCTGCAGCATTTCCAGGACTTGGCTCGATGAGTATAGTGCCGAGCATAGATGGCGAGTGGAAAAATCGTAATAATATCGCTATACCGGTTTCTAGAATTCTTGATTGTATAAACAACCCTGGCAAAGAGGTTGATTTTAACTGCAAGAAGCTAACATATCCTGAGATAAAGATGGCTTACTGGGCAGGCGGTAACCCATATCACCACCATCCTGATACAAAAATGATGGCAAAGACATTTGAAAAGCTTGAGACTTTCATCGTTCAAGACTGCTTCTGGACTGCGTCTGCTAGGATGGCTGATATAGTACTACCAGCCACCACAGAGCAAGAGCGAAACGACATAACAAAATCACATACAAACAAATTTATCATCGCCATGCATAAGATCGCCGAGCCATACGCACAAGCCAAAAATGACTACGACATCTATGCTGGTATCTTAAAGCAGATCGGCGAGACCGAGCTTAACGCATTTACAGAGGGTAAGAGTGCAGAAGAGTGGATAAGACATTTTTATGACGCTTCTAAGAAAAAAGCAGACGCTAGCAATATCGCTATGCCAAGCTTTGAGGAGTTCTGGGAGAAGGGCTTTGTGAAATTTGAAGTGCCACAAAGCGCAAAAGAGTATGTCAAAATGGCTGAGTTTAGAAAAAATCCTATCATAAACCGCCTTGGCACACCATCTGGCAAGATAGAGATCGTATCTAAAAAGATAGAAAAAGCAGGCTATGCCGACTGCCCGGGTCATCCAACATGGATGGAGCCTATGGAGTGGCTAGGAAGCGATAAGACTAAAAAGTATCCGCTAAATTTAGTATCGCCACACCCTAAATACCGCCTTCACAGCCAGCTAAATAACACTTGGCTAAGAAATCTTGAAGAGGTAAAAGGCAGAGAGCCTATCTGGATACATCCTGAGGATGCAAAGGCCAGAGAGCTACAAACTGGCGATGTGGTTAAAATTTACAACGACAGAGGCGAGATACTAGGTGGTGTCATCGTGACTGAAAATGTCAAGCGCGGTGTTGTCAGAATGCAAGAAGGCGGCTGGTGGGATCCAGATAAAAAAGGACTTTGCAAGCACGGTAATGTCAATGTCCTTATCCCTAACGAGCCTACTTCAAGTCTAGCCATGGGTAATCAAGCAACAGCCTTGGTCGAGATAAAGAAATTTGACGGCGAGCTACCTGAGCTTCAGGTCTTTTCGCAGCCTAAGTTTAGCAAGAAGGGTTAATGAATGAAGAAAATTTTAGCTATTAGCACTGTGGGTGCGTTGCTAGCTGGTGGCTTGTTTGCGGCTGATATGTTTGTAAATACGCCTGCACCGATCTTAGATAAGGTCGGTGGCAAGCCACTTGGTCAGCTACTAATTGGCGCAAAGGTAACAGCCGGCAAGCAGAGTGGTGAATATATCGAAGTAAGCTACACTGGCTTTGTGCCGGGAGAGACGCCAAACGCTTATGCAAGGGTTG is a window encoding:
- a CDS encoding twin-arginine translocation signal domain-containing protein, producing the protein MQRRNFLKGAAAVAAGASSVNASSFISDNLMNETCQQR
- a CDS encoding molybdopterin-dependent oxidoreductase, whose translation is MPAKMSASHFGAIKGLSKNGKFEGMMDATEIDFFPVTLTEGVLARTYDQTRIAKPSVRKGYLEKGYKSDKSKRGKDEWVEISWDEAYKLVADELKRVYKEHGASAIYGGSYGWYSVGSVNNPQALLGRMLNILGGYTTRTLTYSTHAIRAIMPYITGTDESNALQTAWPMILKHTEVVVIWGADPINTNQIAWGVPDHESYIYFRKLKEQMKKRGVKVITIDPVYNNTSKYLNAEHVFVNPTTDIPLMMAICYEMMAAGVANENFLKKYTSGAEQFKAYLKGEGEDKVVKDAAWAAKICGVNEQDIKTLAKIFGSKTTMLMGGWGPQRAHHGEQFHWMLATLAAFIGQIGTEGGGYGFGYHYSDGGCPSPAAPTGNALSANLNGSQGATTSTSAAFPGLGSMSIVPSIDGEWKNRNNIAIPVSRILDCINNPGKEVDFNCKKLTYPEIKMAYWAGGNPYHHHPDTKMMAKTFEKLETFIVQDCFWTASARMADIVLPATTEQERNDITKSHTNKFIIAMHKIAEPYAQAKNDYDIYAGILKQIGETELNAFTEGKSAEEWIRHFYDASKKKADASNIAMPSFEEFWEKGFVKFEVPQSAKEYVKMAEFRKNPIINRLGTPSGKIEIVSKKIEKAGYADCPGHPTWMEPMEWLGSDKTKKYPLNLVSPHPKYRLHSQLNNTWLRNLEEVKGREPIWIHPEDAKARELQTGDVVKIYNDRGEILGGVIVTENVKRGVVRMQEGGWWDPDKKGLCKHGNVNVLIPNEPTSSLAMGNQATALVEIKKFDGELPELQVFSQPKFSKKG